Proteins encoded in a region of the Methanofollis tationis genome:
- a CDS encoding methanogenesis marker 5 protein, whose amino-acid sequence MVKVFIYPATSLILSDMVARFGHEPIGSALGIRERIQTPGFESPPLQITPEEPKKGLKWAAVEVPSGVRGRMAIYGPLIEQSEAAIIIREAEFAFGCMGCARTNELIQFSLRHRGIPVLDLEYPSSDEEGIAFVAAIREFLAGLAKEGQA is encoded by the coding sequence ATGGTGAAAGTCTTTATCTATCCGGCAACGAGCCTCATCCTCTCCGATATGGTCGCCCGGTTCGGGCACGAGCCAATCGGATCGGCCCTGGGGATCCGCGAACGCATCCAGACCCCGGGTTTTGAGAGCCCCCCCCTCCAGATCACCCCCGAAGAACCGAAGAAGGGGCTGAAATGGGCGGCGGTCGAGGTGCCCTCGGGCGTTCGCGGCCGCATGGCGATCTACGGCCCCCTCATCGAGCAGTCCGAGGCGGCGATCATCATCCGCGAGGCCGAGTTTGCCTTCGGGTGCATGGGGTGCGCCCGGACCAACGAACTGATCCAGTTCAGTCTCCGCCATAGGGGCATCCCGGTCCTCGACCTTGAATATCCGTCGTCAGACGAGGAAGGCATCGCTTTCGTCGCCGCCATCAGGGAGTTTCTTGCCGGTCTCGCGAAGGAGGGGCAGGCATGA
- a CDS encoding methanogenesis marker 15 protein, producing the protein MTEKVRIAQLSCGPEYSGVQKEIDEAAAMVDAEIFFPDIMLADVRKGFEEFGLDVRSPDLKLAIARARALVDGRIDADAVFIATCFRCAEAAIVRNELRRYIHENSDLPVVSYSFTERTTAGTLLTRMEALTTIARRRALLARERQEGITMGIDSGSSTTKAVVMKDNEIVGTGWLPTTEVVRSAEGVVELALQEAGLKIGDIEAIGTTGYGRYLIGKHFNADLIQEELTVNSKGAVYLAGAQHGPATVIDIGGMDNKAISVQDGIPGTFTMGGICAGASGRFLEMTAKRLGIDITELGPLAMKGVGNHVPMNSYCIVFGTQSLVNALAAGSTREDVAAAACHSVAEQVFEQQLQEVDIKEPVIMVGGTSLIQGLVYAMGQLLQTEIVVPHHSQYIGAVGSALLASGFVRGE; encoded by the coding sequence ATGACCGAAAAAGTGCGGATCGCCCAGCTCTCCTGCGGGCCCGAATACTCTGGCGTCCAGAAGGAGATCGACGAAGCCGCCGCCATGGTCGATGCCGAGATCTTCTTCCCGGACATCATGCTCGCCGACGTCAGGAAAGGTTTCGAAGAGTTCGGGCTCGACGTGCGGAGCCCTGACTTAAAACTCGCCATCGCCCGGGCGAGGGCGCTCGTCGACGGGCGGATCGACGCCGACGCCGTCTTCATCGCCACCTGTTTCAGGTGCGCCGAGGCGGCGATCGTCAGGAACGAACTGCGCCGCTATATCCATGAGAACTCCGACCTTCCCGTCGTCTCCTACTCCTTCACCGAGCGCACGACGGCCGGGACGCTGCTCACCAGGATGGAGGCCCTGACCACGATCGCCCGTCGCCGCGCCCTTCTCGCCCGGGAGAGGCAGGAGGGGATCACGATGGGGATCGACTCGGGGTCATCGACGACGAAGGCGGTCGTGATGAAGGACAACGAGATCGTCGGCACCGGCTGGCTCCCGACGACCGAGGTGGTCAGGAGCGCAGAGGGCGTCGTCGAACTCGCCCTGCAGGAGGCCGGCCTGAAGATCGGCGATATCGAGGCGATCGGGACGACCGGATACGGCCGTTACCTGATTGGAAAGCATTTCAACGCCGACCTCATTCAGGAAGAGTTGACCGTCAACTCGAAGGGCGCCGTCTATCTTGCCGGCGCTCAGCACGGCCCGGCGACGGTGATCGACATCGGCGGCATGGACAACAAGGCGATCTCGGTCCAGGATGGGATCCCGGGCACCTTCACGATGGGCGGGATCTGCGCCGGCGCCTCAGGACGGTTCCTCGAGATGACCGCAAAGCGCCTGGGCATCGACATCACTGAACTCGGCCCCCTTGCGATGAAAGGGGTGGGCAACCATGTCCCGATGAACTCGTACTGCATCGTTTTCGGGACGCAGAGCCTGGTCAACGCCCTCGCCGCCGGGAGCACCCGCGAGGATGTCGCCGCCGCCGCCTGTCACTCGGTTGCCGAACAGGTCTTCGAGCAGCAGCTCCAGGAGGTGGACATCAAGGAGCCGGTGATCATGGTCGGCGGCACCTCTCTGATCCAGGGGCTGGTGTATGCGATGGGGCAGCTCCTCCAGACCGAGATCGTGGTCCCGCACCACTCGCAGTACATCGGTGCGGTAGGGAGCGCCCTTCTGGCGTCGGGCTTTGTCAGGGGAGAGTAG
- a CDS encoding methanogenesis marker 17 protein — protein MAALEYFTVECVEEKGREVYEQIASDVLLDLDLLRVVEKLYIFIDPRVPVFVAVGTTRRSGGLVRIRDFADVIVEEGRATLSIGDETYLAPMLSLLWGRYGKEYVDQPDRFSVIVHLPEGEDPREIEEIVVADPEEGLYRDLIYALQIVAPEGFKVRRQYHVGGVFYYVASENTLSEEIVDTLVAEKLKLIGVTL, from the coding sequence ATGGCTGCGCTTGAGTACTTCACGGTCGAGTGTGTCGAGGAGAAGGGCCGGGAGGTCTACGAGCAGATCGCCTCGGACGTCCTCCTCGACCTCGACCTCCTCAGGGTGGTCGAGAAACTCTATATCTTCATCGACCCCCGTGTGCCGGTCTTTGTGGCCGTCGGGACGACCCGCCGGAGCGGCGGGCTCGTGCGGATCAGGGACTTCGCCGACGTGATCGTCGAAGAGGGGCGGGCCACCCTCTCGATCGGGGACGAGACCTACCTCGCCCCGATGCTCAGCCTCCTCTGGGGGCGCTACGGCAAGGAATACGTCGACCAGCCAGACCGTTTCTCGGTCATCGTCCATCTCCCCGAGGGGGAGGACCCACGGGAGATCGAGGAGATCGTCGTCGCCGATCCCGAGGAAGGACTGTACCGCGACCTGATCTACGCCCTCCAGATCGTCGCCCCTGAGGGCTTCAAGGTGCGGCGGCAATACCATGTCGGCGGGGTGTTTTACTATGTCGCAAGCGAGAACACCCTCTCAGAGGAGATCGTCGATACACTGGTCGCCGAAAAACTCAAACTGATCGGGGTGACGCTATGA
- a CDS encoding methanogenesis marker 6 protein, producing MAEYTPAYVGTVTKYVFIESPHLTPKDLALRAYEISGGVMIKETCFGMQVTGKPDEVETLIARIREFDPSHIYVKDRGFPPGDERRCRANLGGARPGYLGHEFEMGRIRYIARGLEAPATGVPAVPERREPLDARKLKELMEAEEP from the coding sequence ATGGCTGAATATACTCCTGCCTATGTCGGCACGGTCACAAAATATGTTTTTATCGAGTCTCCTCACCTGACCCCGAAAGACCTCGCCCTCAGGGCCTACGAGATCTCGGGCGGCGTCATGATCAAGGAGACCTGTTTCGGGATGCAGGTGACCGGGAAACCCGACGAGGTCGAGACCTTGATCGCCCGGATCCGCGAGTTCGACCCGTCTCATATCTATGTGAAGGACCGGGGCTTTCCGCCCGGCGACGAGCGCCGGTGCCGGGCCAACCTCGGCGGAGCGCGGCCCGGATACCTGGGCCACGAGTTCGAGATGGGCCGGATCCGCTATATCGCGCGGGGGCTCGAAGCGCCGGCGACGGGGGTGCCGGCCGTTCCGGAGCGGCGCGAGCCTCTCGACGCCCGAAAACTAAAAGAACTGATGGAAGCAGAGGAGCCGTAA